TTAAGATACCTGGGTATGGGGGTGAGGATGATGAAATGGATATCTGCCTTTTACCATCACCCAACAGCTAAAATCAGAATAAAGGGAAACTTATCTCCTTCCCTTGAACTGTTTAGCGGGACAAGGCAGGCATGCCCCCTTTCTCCAATGCTGTTTGTAATGGCATTGGAACCCCTGTTAGCTTCAATCCGTAAAAGTACAGACATTAGAGGGGTGAGAGTAGGGGAACGGGAATACAGAGTAGCCGCTTATGCGGATGATTTGCTGTTTTATGTCTCCAACGCTGAGATAGCAATCCCAATTATACTAGAGGAACTGAGTAGATATGGAAAGttgtctaattttaaaataaacatgtccaAATCCGAGATCTTGAATATTACTATTCCAAGGGAGGAACAGCTGGCAATTCAACCTAAATTTCCCTTTGTATGGTGTAAGCAGGGACTGGGGTACTTGGGAATAAAATTGACTGCATCAATGGGGACCATGTTTGAGGCCAACTAGTGCTTAATAAGATCAAGAAACATCTGAACAATTTGAGACATAAGCCCCTTTCATGGATAGGTAGAATTAATGCcttaaaaatgaatatcctacccaggATGatttacatctttcaaatgattccaataGCTGTACCTCAGGGATATTTCAGGAAATTAAGATCAATGGTACTAAAATATATATGGGCACATAAACACCCTAGGATTGCATATGCAACATTGGTGAAGGAAAAAAAGGCAGGGGGACTAGCAGCATCGGATTTTAAGAAATATTATCAGGCGACTTCTGTTTCCCGGATTGCAGAGTTGATTCATAACAAAGAAGGGAAGAGCTGGGTAAATATAGAGATAATACAAAGTTAAGGCAGATCTACGAAAGATGGTCTGGATACCACGGCAATACCGGGATTTAGTCACTAGCACAAACCCATTAACTAGAAACACTTTTAAGATTTGGGATGGATTGGGGAGATTGCACCATTGGGATTATAATTCACTATTAATGTCTATACTGGCCACAAACTATTTTAAGCCAGGGAAAGAGGAACACATATATTTCACTAGATGGGCGAAAAAAGAGGAAATATTATTGCAAGATGTGATGAAGGGTAATAGGATATATACATATGCTGAAATGACACATTAATGGGGAAACAAGCCACTAGACAAATGGAGGTATACACAATTAAAGCACTTTACACAATCATTACCACAACCACTGCGGGGAAAAGGACACATGAGGTTAATAGAGAAACTATTCTGCTCCCCTCTCAGTTTAAATCAAAGTATatctaaaatgtataaaattttgATCAAGGAAGTGGAACCTGAACTCCCCCCCATTTGGGAAAATGGGAAGAGGTTTACTCAGGGATTAGGAACATAAAAGGAAAATCCACAGAACAGCTTGTTTCTCCTCAAGTGATATAAGGACAGAGAAAATGTGTTATAAACTTCTGGCGAGATAGTATATGACCACTCAGAGGGCACATATGCTTGGGGCAGAAGGCCCCCCCAACTTGTTGGAGGGGACGTGACGCTTTGCGCATCTGTGGTGGGAATGTACAAAGATACAACCCTACTGGGGTGGAATAGCAGTGATCCACCAAACAATGGGAGAACTGATTCAGAATGATGTCTGGGAATGTCTATTTCATGATACAAGGAAGACGGCCTCCAAGAATACCTTAGTCCCATACCATTTAAATGCAGCTAAAGGTCTGATCCCGAGTTTATGGAGAACCCAAGAAGCGCCGAATATGAAGGAGTGGGTAGCAAGAGTGGAAATGGTGAGAGCCATAGAGGAAACAATTCATACAGCAGAGGATTCATTAGAGATATATAGGAATATATGGGGAAAATGGATGGAGTTTAAAAAATCTGAGGGCTGAAGGAATTTGATGGAGGTTTAAGGGTTCAGGGggaggagagggtttttttttggggggggggttgggggaataagGAGAATAATTGTATATTGCAAGTGACCAACACCCAGAGTTAGTTAAGATATAGTGACTTCCACAAGGGTTTGGGTAAGATATGGTGTCTGGCACACAAGGGCTTGGTGACTGTGACATTTAAATATAGAAGATAGATATTTTCTTAATTCTGTTGTCAATAGTTCACACGAATGTTCACATTTTAGAATTTGAAAAAACAGTGGAGGCCTACAGCCTACTGCCGAGTCTCTGGCAGGATCAGTAAGCTAGTTGCTGTAGAAAAGAATAATCAAACTATCACCTCACAAGCTCTAAAAAGAATCCTACAGACATTCTGACTGCAAAAGCAGAAAGTAAGGAGAGGTCTTTAGGAACGGAGACTCTGCACTgtaaacaataataaacaaaaatggtattacactattgtGAGTCCCCTTTGTTATAGTGGGGTCGTTTGGGGGAAATGGACCAGAGGAGGAGGAAATAAGAAAAGTCCACGGCACCTAATCGCTTATTTACGTTCTTATATCATAGGGGTCACATTGAGTCTGGTGAGTGGTGCTCACTAAGGGTAGAAGGTGCAGGTGGTCACGGGCATTGGTGTGTTTGAAGAGCATCTTGCAACAGCTCTGTAAGCACTTTATTTTCAGTGCATGCACCTGTGGTTAACTATGGAAGCACTTTAGTGGACTGAGATGGAAATTGATAAGAAATAGACAATATTGAACTGGTTtattgcaattatatatatatatatacgcactttATTTTTGGCATGGCATAAGAATTTTTAGCTCTTtataacatagtaacatagtaaataGCTATTGcatgattttttgtgtttttattgcacATTATTGATTCATTGCACAATTTATGCTATTGTTTGCACTTTACAGCACAGCACCAAGTTTTATTAATCATTTTCTCCTAGTCCTTACACTAGGTGTGATAACACCTCAAAAGATTACTGGTCAAAGCTTAGAGTCCATCTCACATCCATCCATATTTGTCTAGAGTGAGTTTTCAAAGACATGCCATTGAGGGAACTTCTGGCGTTCTTCCGCCAACTGGATAAAGTAACACTGCCCCAGGGGGCTGGAGGTCTTTAGAGGGCAGATGGCTAATTATATATCAGAAAGGTTTAGGTGAATTTCAGGCTGTTTGCTCATATTTATGGTCCAATGCTTTGTAATGCCAATTTGTATCCATGTCTCCCAATGTTAGCTCTGTATTTGGAGGTCTTGGGTTGGGAATGAGGTCAGATAGCTTCATCCCCTCAATAGACCAATCTTACGTCCTCCCAGGGATACGTGTGTTGTGCCATAATTATTTGTTCACTATCTAATGAGCATTATTTGTCTATGCCAGGATTTCTATCACAGACGATCCATATATCGCAGATTCCGGTAATATTCGCAGCAAAGGGCAGTTCGGTCACCATCCCGTGTGACTACAACATCAGCAGTGAGCAGGAAGCCACCATCGGGTCCTACAAGTGGTATAAACACTCAAAACATTACAAGATGGAGATTTCCAGCAGCAATAGTGAATTAACAGGCAGAATCTCCAGAGCCGATACAGATCAGTTCATCAATGAACGATCAGCCGCCATTGTTCTACACAGGGTGCGATCCTTGGATTCTGGAATGTATTACTGTGAAGTTTCCTTCCAGATTGGCAGTGACATCTCTTTACGTGGGGATGGGACATTTCTTAACGTGACTGGTAAGAGAATTCTTTTAAGGGGTATCCAAGGGGAGATCATGTCACTAAGGGGAGGTCCTGTGTTACCTGTGTCCAGGGGAAGGTTCCTTGTCACTTTTGTCTGGGGGAAGGTCTAGCATCAGCTGTGTCTAGGGGGAGGTCCCATGTCACCTGTGTTTATGGGACGGGTCTTTGTCACCTGTCTCCAGGGAAAGGTCCTATGTCACCTGTGTCCAGAGGGAGGTTCCATGTCACCTGTGCTTAGAGGGAGGTCCCATATCACCTGTGTTCAGGGGAAGGTCCCATATCACCTGTGTCCAGGGGAAGGCCCCATGTTGTTTTGGATCAGAACAAAAGTCCGATATTATTAACTCGcactgagactgcttagttcagagtcaaattactttctgttttaatTTCCTCTTTTCCAGACTTTTATACATTTTCGTTTAAAGATTAAGATACATCAATAAGACTAGCGCATGCAAACCACAAagcaaccacaaatataaaaatacatatagtgacaGAATATTGGCTTTAGCTGGGTGCCCATTTGCTCTTGCAGCGGCATTCTTCTTCTGAAATGTTGGTGTTAACTTTGAGTGTATTCTTAGTAGAGGTGCGATTCTTCTGTTAAGTGTCCTGTTAACTCTTCAGTTCCACAGCAGCAAGGGAGGAATAAGCTAAGCTTTGCAAATATCTGAATACGTTTTAAGgttgatatactgtatgttagaTATATAAAGGATGTACTCATATATACATTGGAATAGACGTTTCATGAttcccttaatcacatccattacaatgTCACCTGTGTCCAGGGGGAGGTCCCATGTCACCTGTGTCCAGGGGAAGGTGCCATGTCATCTTTGTCCAGGGGAAGGTCCTTTGTCACCTGTGTCCAGGGGGAGGTCCCATGTCACCTTTGTCCAGGGGGAGGTCCCATGTCAGCTGTGTCCAGGGGAAGGTACCATGTCACCTTTGTCCAGAGGAAGGTCTCATGTCACCTTTGTCCAGGGGAAGGTCCCATGTCACCTTTGTCCAGGGGAAGGTCCCATGCACCTTTGTCCAGGGGAAGGTCCCATGTCACCTGTGTCCAGGGGAAGGTCCCATGTCACCTTTGTCCAGGGGGAGGTCCCATGTCACCTTTGTCCAAGGGGAGGTCCCATGTCAACTGTGTCCAGGGGGAGGTCCCATGTCACCTTTGTCCAGAGGAAGGTCCCATGTCACCTTTGTCCAGGGGAAGGTCCCATGTCACCTTTGTCCAAGGGAAGGTGCTTTGTCACCTGTGTCCAGGGAGAGGTCCCATGTCATCTTTGTCTAGGGGAAAGTCCCATGTCACCTTTGTCCAGGGGAAGGTCCTTCATCACCTGTATCTAGTGGAAGGTTCTTTGACACTCCAGCCTTTCTGCCAGTTCAAGTGAGAGAAGGAGGCAACAGAGAGACCAGATCTGAGAGCCTGCTCTAAGGCTGCCCTTAGATTTCACATAATGTTGCAGCTAGATGTGTGCatgccagaacttttttttttcatttagtttagtttcggttgCATGAAGTAATTTGTTTCGTCATATCCATTATGTTGACCcgatttgtttttggaattcattttgtatatttgttGGTTTGGGTAGATTCTAAAAATTTTGCAGTTTTTCCCAGAAGATTGCTATATATTCGATATATTTGTTATTTGAATCTGAATTATTGAATGAATTCCGTGATACTTTTGAACAAATTTGAAAAGTGAATTAATTTCCCCATGGGCCCGAACTACTATCACATCGTGTGACATCATCTGAATGAAACAAATGCATTTATTAATttcattataactttttttttggatTCTTTGACATTCATTACTATGtctattcggagattcggatgcatccgaatctacaaaaatgacatttttgtctgAAAAACTAATCGTATCGAAATGTCTGGTTGTAACAGTTATGCAGTTTAACGTTGCTCAAACTCTACAAGCAACATTCACCCAGCTGGGACTCAGCACTCATTATGTATGTGCCAGATTCATCCAGCTGTAAGAATAGTATCTATACAGTATGATCTGCATTTAGTCAGGAATAGAGATCACAcagtacagttccttgaaaaagtattcatatccatggaattttgcacattttgtcatgttacaaccaaaaatgtaaatgtattttattgggattttatgtgatagatcaacacaaagcggcacataattgttaagtggaagtaaaattataaatgattttcaattttttttgcaaataaatatctgaaaagtgtgacatgcatttgtattcagccccctttactctgatacccctaactaaaatctagtggaaccaattgccttcagaagtcacctaattgatagagtccacctgtgtgtaatttaatctcaatataaatacagctgttccgtgaaggcctcagaggtttgttagagaaccttagtgaacaaacagcatcatgaaggccaaggaacacaccagacaggtcagggataaagttgtggagaagtataaagcagggttaggttataaaaaaaataccccaaacttTGAACacctcacggagctctgttcaatcctcgaaaacggaaagagtatggcgcaactgcaaacctaccaagacatggccgtccacctaaactgaccggccgggcaaggagagcattcatcagagaagcagccaagaggtccatggtaactctggaggagctgcagagatccacagctcaggtgggagaatctgtccacaggacaactattagtcgtgttctccacaaatctgccctttatggaagagtgacaagaagaaagacattggtgaaagaaagtcataagaagtcctgtttgtagtttgtgagaagccatgtgggggacacagcaaacatgtggaagaaggtgatctggtcagatgagaccaaaattgacctttttggcctgaaagcaaaatgctatgtgtggcaaaaaactaacactccacatcaccctgaacacaccatccccaccgtgagacatggtggtagggttgccacctgtccgggattcactcggacagtccgggttttgaatcatgtgtccgggtttcagtccacctgaaacccggatacattattcagacaggaatgtggcttggaacagggTCTGACAGGAGGGTGCCCAAAGGtatcccaggtctgttacaatcctatagtgtatactaaaaagaaaaaaaaattactgtgtgCCTcttaagtgttcgggtttggcttgaagaaaaagtgctaaccctacatggtggtggcagtattatgttgtggggatacttttcttcagcagggacagagaagctggtcagagttgatgggaagatggatggagccaaatacaggacaatcttaaaagaaaacctgttagagttgcaaaagacttgagactggggtggaggttcaccttccagcaggacaacgacccgaaacatacagccagagctacaatggaatggtttagatcagggatctccaaactttctgaagaaaggaccagtttactgtccatcagagtttaggggggctggactgtgcccagtgggagtaaataatgcccAATATTTGATATTAGGGGAAGAAAAAGTTGGTgtagttgggaggaatagtgccccatcattggtgtcagtggaaggaatagtgccctattgttggtgtcagtagcaggaataatgcctcaagggccggataaaagcaagcacggacacatccggccccagggccgcagtttgaagaccacctGTTTAGATTAAAGCTCctgtattcatgtgttagaatggcccagtcaaagttcagacctaaaaccaattgagaatctgtggcaagactaaaCCTATATTGTTCCTATATTGTTCCAGccgtgattccccccccccccccccctcgtccccaGGTGAGGAAGTGAGACCTGCACGTGCTCATACTGGAAGGGGAAGCAGAACGGGTGTAGGACCCAACCTCACACTATATCAGGAACCTGCGCTGTAAAATGAGGAAATGGCTCCATGTTATTTATAAGCACTTTTATTGTCAGGAACAGCCtgccatgggaggggggggggggacaattaaACAAGATTTGTAGATTTTTCCACCCATTGACCCTTCTGCCTTTACTAAGTATGCCATTTCTACTtgctccctctcctcttccttctctagACATCCACCGACTGACTACCAGATGGTCTACCAACACCCTTCACCTTTGTCCACTCAATATTCACCGCCTCTGTTATCCAGCTCTCCACGCCATTTTATCAGTTCATTTCAAGTTTTTATCAGACTGAAGACCCCAGCCAGCTAGTTTCTTCACCAGTTTCTCTTAcctttgtaggcaggtgcagtctactttctccactgcaggtggcgctcatccgCAGTGACAATGCAAGTAAGGGAGGAATTCAGGAAGAACCTAGTTCATATGCACCTCCATATGCTCTTCGGCGGTAGGGGGGCTTCCACCACCTTCCAGGGGATGCTTTAACCTATGTTTTTTTCTGCCATACCACTCAGAACTCAGGACCTTGTCTGCTGCATATCAGCCCTGCTGAGTTTGTTCCGTTTTCTGACCTCGCTGGGCGTCCTTCTGTTGAGCCCCAGTGATGGTGAGTGGTTTTTGGCGCATGGGTTACCCCTAGTTGGACTTGGCTGTTTTTTAATCTATGTGGCTAATATGCGATTTTTTTCATCGTCAACATTATGAATGCTTGCATCTACTGATACGACCCTGAAGAAGG
This portion of the Aquarana catesbeiana isolate 2022-GZ linkage group LG07, ASM4218655v1, whole genome shotgun sequence genome encodes:
- the LOC141102748 gene encoding natural cytotoxicity triggering receptor 3-like; this encodes MRRLRLLLLLLGPLQGFLSQTIHISQIPVIFAAKGSSVTIPCDYNISSEQEATIGSYKWYKHSKHYKMEISSSNSELTGRISRADTDQFINERSAAIVLHRVRSLDSGMYYCEVSFQIGSDISLRGDGTFLNVTGSMDELWQENDLDCNCSNDSKKSHMICILLKAVGLVVILLTALFGYLYPKICE